A genomic stretch from Chlorogloeopsis sp. ULAP01 includes:
- a CDS encoding Gfo/Idh/MocA family oxidoreductase, which translates to MTNAHQTNGKSKVRYAVIGLGWIAQETVLPAFANAENSELVALFSEDEVKRKELSDKYGVPAFIYEEYEAFLRSGAADAVYIALPNHLHCEYTVKAANAGVHILCEKPMAVTEQECEQMIRAAKNNNVKLMIAYRLHFDKANMQAVEILKSGKIGEPRIFNSVFSQEVVEGNVRLEPISNGGGTVYDMGIYCINAARYLFQDEPTEVVAFCANNGEKRFEEADEMTSAILRFPGDKLATFTSSFGVAPISTLQVSGTKGDLRMDSAYSYQGELKQQITINNETQEQFFPVGDQFAAEIVYFSDCVLTGKDPEPSGEEGLADVRIIRAINASAQTGKPVQLHQFREQTRPTAEQVIQRPASEQPDLVNAADPSGKS; encoded by the coding sequence ATGACAAACGCGCACCAAACTAACGGTAAAAGCAAAGTTCGTTATGCTGTCATCGGGCTAGGTTGGATTGCCCAAGAAACAGTTCTACCCGCCTTTGCCAACGCTGAAAACTCTGAATTGGTAGCATTGTTTTCTGAAGATGAAGTCAAACGTAAGGAACTGAGCGATAAGTATGGAGTTCCCGCTTTTATCTATGAAGAATACGAAGCCTTTTTAAGAAGTGGCGCAGCGGATGCAGTGTATATTGCTCTGCCCAATCATCTGCATTGTGAATATACTGTAAAAGCAGCAAATGCAGGGGTGCATATACTTTGTGAAAAGCCAATGGCAGTAACAGAACAAGAATGTGAACAAATGATTCGTGCTGCCAAAAACAATAATGTCAAATTAATGATTGCCTATCGCTTGCATTTTGACAAAGCAAATATGCAGGCAGTGGAAATTCTCAAATCAGGGAAAATTGGTGAACCCCGCATTTTTAACTCTGTATTTTCTCAGGAGGTTGTTGAAGGTAATGTCAGGTTAGAACCAATTTCCAATGGTGGTGGAACAGTTTACGACATGGGCATTTACTGTATTAATGCTGCTCGTTATCTGTTTCAAGATGAACCAACAGAAGTAGTGGCTTTTTGTGCCAATAACGGCGAAAAGCGCTTTGAGGAAGCCGACGAAATGACTAGTGCGATTCTACGTTTTCCTGGTGATAAGCTGGCAACTTTTACTTCTAGCTTTGGCGTTGCACCAATTTCTACTTTGCAAGTATCAGGAACTAAAGGCGACTTGCGGATGGATTCGGCATACTCCTATCAAGGAGAACTAAAGCAACAAATTACCATCAATAATGAGACACAAGAACAATTTTTTCCCGTCGGAGATCAGTTCGCCGCAGAAATCGTCTACTTCTCAGATTGCGTGTTAACTGGTAAAGATCCAGAACCATCTGGTGAAGAAGGGTTGGCTGATGTTCGCATCATCCGTGCAATTAATGCATCAGCACAAACGGGTAAACCTGTGCAACTTCATCAGTTTAGAGAGCAAACAAGACCAACTGCTGAACAGGTGATTCAACGCCCCGCTAGCGAACAGCCAGATTTAGTTAATGCTGCTGATCCTTCGGGAAAGTCATAA